One stretch of Streptomyces sp. 135 DNA includes these proteins:
- a CDS encoding copper chaperone PCu(A)C: protein MALAAALTLAGCGDDSGPDAGTAKKPRLEVGGAYIPEPTMDDMAAGFFTLTNKGGADRLTSVTSDIAGTVTLHSTKDGAMKEQKSFAVPADGELVLASGGNHLMLEELKHKPKRGEKVAMTLRFQKSDPITIEVPVKEATYRPGQQHDSGSNASHGTHMSHASQTSRTSQTSGTSQTPHASHTTHMSHTSDTTH from the coding sequence ATGGCGCTGGCGGCGGCGCTCACCCTTGCGGGTTGCGGCGACGACTCGGGCCCGGACGCCGGGACGGCGAAGAAGCCCCGGCTCGAGGTCGGCGGGGCGTACATCCCCGAGCCCACCATGGACGACATGGCGGCCGGCTTCTTCACGCTCACGAACAAGGGCGGCGCCGACCGGCTCACCTCCGTCACCAGTGACATCGCGGGCACCGTCACGCTGCACAGCACCAAGGACGGCGCGATGAAGGAGCAGAAGTCCTTCGCCGTGCCCGCGGACGGAGAACTCGTCCTCGCGAGCGGCGGCAACCACCTGATGCTCGAAGAGCTCAAGCACAAGCCGAAGCGGGGCGAGAAGGTCGCCATGACGCTGCGCTTCCAGAAGTCGGATCCGATCACGATCGAGGTGCCGGTCAAGGAGGCGACGTACCGCCCCGGGCAGCAGCACGACAGCGGCTCGAACGCCTCGCACGGCACTCATATGTCGCACGCCTCGCAGACATCACGCACGTCGCAGACATCAGGCACGTCGCAGACACCGCACGCGTCGCACACGACGCACATGTCGCATACGTCGGATACGACGCACTGA
- a CDS encoding copper resistance protein CopC has translation MTGAFLAGAAPASAHAALTGSDPKQGAVVDEAPAQVKLTFSEKVAMADGSVRVLAPSGKRADTGKTTDLGANTYGVKLRKGLSDGTYTVAYQVVSADSHPVAGAFTFSIGAPSATKATLPAQEAGGGLVGVLYDIARYLSYGGFILVVGGAAFVLGCWPRGAGVRPVQRLVTYGWVTLTGATLALLLLRAPYTGSGKLADAFDMGALGDVLNTKTGAALVSRLLLLAAAALFIAVLFGAYVKRDGPDEAAAKKDLTFGLAIGGTVVAIGIAATWAMAEHASTGIQAGVAMPVDVLHLLAVAAWLGGLAALLVALFRTTSVEAAAVRRFSRVAFTSVVVLAATGLYQSWRQVGSWSALTGTSYGQLLLVKIGLVAVLVGVASVSRRWTGRIASEAGGVAPEAAAAAVVEQRMAKKSVTVTAPAGEAADTPGARGSKDSEDSKASSGDSKAYFGDSKDCSEDSERSAQLARQRAAMATAREKRIRDADPHRSGLRRSVLTEAGVAVVLLAVTTALTTTEPGRTQEEAAKATAAVAEAQRSGPLTLKVPFDTGGQDGKGTVRLELDPGRTGSNDLHIYVKRPNGSAFDIPEVKVSFTLKSKDLGPLPVTPSHIGTGHWTASGVQIPMAGDWKIAVTVRTSDIDQVTVNKNTQIG, from the coding sequence ATGACCGGCGCGTTCCTCGCCGGCGCCGCGCCGGCCTCCGCGCACGCCGCGCTCACCGGCAGCGACCCGAAGCAGGGAGCGGTGGTCGACGAGGCCCCCGCCCAGGTGAAGCTCACCTTCTCGGAGAAGGTGGCCATGGCGGACGGCTCCGTGCGGGTGCTCGCCCCGTCCGGCAAGCGCGCCGACACCGGCAAGACCACCGACCTGGGCGCCAACACGTACGGCGTGAAGCTCCGCAAGGGCCTGTCCGACGGCACCTACACCGTCGCCTACCAAGTCGTGTCCGCCGACAGCCATCCCGTCGCCGGCGCCTTCACCTTCTCCATCGGCGCGCCCTCCGCCACGAAGGCCACCCTGCCCGCCCAGGAGGCGGGCGGCGGCCTCGTCGGCGTGCTCTACGACATCGCGCGCTACCTCTCCTACGGCGGGTTCATCCTGGTCGTCGGCGGCGCCGCCTTCGTGCTCGGCTGCTGGCCGCGCGGCGCGGGGGTACGGCCCGTGCAGCGCCTCGTGACGTACGGCTGGGTCACGCTCACCGGCGCCACGCTCGCCCTGCTCCTGCTGCGCGCCCCCTACACCGGCTCAGGGAAGCTCGCCGACGCCTTCGACATGGGCGCGCTCGGCGACGTGCTCAACACCAAGACCGGCGCGGCCCTGGTCTCCCGGCTGCTGCTGCTCGCCGCCGCCGCGCTGTTCATCGCGGTGCTCTTCGGGGCGTACGTGAAGCGCGACGGGCCGGACGAGGCCGCCGCGAAGAAGGACCTCACCTTCGGGCTCGCCATCGGCGGCACGGTCGTCGCCATCGGCATCGCGGCGACCTGGGCGATGGCGGAGCACGCCTCGACCGGGATCCAGGCGGGCGTCGCGATGCCCGTCGACGTGCTGCACCTGCTGGCCGTCGCCGCCTGGCTCGGCGGGCTCGCGGCGCTGCTCGTCGCGCTGTTCCGCACGACCTCGGTGGAGGCGGCGGCCGTGCGGCGGTTCTCGCGCGTGGCGTTCACCAGCGTCGTCGTACTGGCCGCGACCGGGCTCTACCAGTCGTGGCGGCAGGTCGGCTCGTGGTCGGCGCTGACCGGTACGTCGTACGGGCAGCTGCTCCTCGTCAAGATCGGCCTGGTCGCCGTCCTGGTGGGCGTCGCCTCCGTCTCGCGGCGCTGGACCGGCCGGATCGCCTCCGAGGCGGGCGGCGTCGCACCCGAGGCTGCGGCGGCCGCGGTGGTCGAGCAGCGCATGGCGAAGAAGTCGGTCACGGTGACGGCCCCGGCCGGGGAAGCGGCTGACACCCCCGGTGCGCGCGGCTCCAAGGACTCCGAGGACTCCAAGGCCTCCTCCGGGGACTCCAAGGCCTACTTCGGGGACTCCAAGGACTGCTCCGAGGACTCCGAGCGTTCCGCCCAGCTCGCGCGCCAGCGGGCGGCCATGGCCACCGCGCGCGAGAAGCGCATCCGCGACGCCGACCCGCACCGCTCGGGGCTGCGCCGCTCGGTGCTCACCGAGGCGGGCGTCGCCGTCGTCCTGCTCGCCGTCACGACGGCCCTGACGACCACCGAGCCGGGCCGCACGCAGGAGGAGGCCGCCAAGGCCACCGCCGCCGTGGCCGAGGCACAGCGCTCGGGCCCGCTCACCCTGAAGGTGCCCTTCGACACGGGCGGCCAGGACGGCAAGGGCACCGTGCGCCTCGAACTGGACCCGGGCCGCACCGGCAGCAACGACCTGCACATCTACGTGAAGCGGCCCAACGGCAGCGCCTTCGACATCCCCGAGGTGAAGGTCTCCTTCACCCTCAAGTCGAAGGACCTGGGCCCGCTGCCCGTCACCCCGAGCCACATCGGCACCGGACACTGGACGGCGAGCGGGGTGCAGATCCCGATGGCGGGCGACTGGAAGATCGCGGTGACCGTGCGGACCTCCGACATCGACCAAGTGACCGTGAACAAGAACACGCAGATCGGCTGA
- the efeB gene encoding iron uptake transporter deferrochelatase/peroxidase subunit, whose amino-acid sequence MTDNGISRRRLLGTAGATGLALGAAGGAVGYAAAPSSGSGSSGASGASKAALASLGADEVMFHGKHQSGITTPPQSRGHLVAFDLTSGASRKEAAALLRRWSAAAERLMAGEPVGSDDTAVARDAGPSSLSVTFGFGASFFSRTGLEKRRPAALDPLPDFSSDHLDKARSNGDLWVQIGANDPLVAFHALRALQKEAAGVARVRWQMNGFNRSPGATAHPMTTRNLMGQVDGTNNPKPAEKDFDERIFVPADGDPAWMAGGSYAVVRRIRMLLDDWEKLGLKEQEAVIGRHKKDGSPLTGGTETTDPDLEKTGPDGRLVIPLNAHARITRPDQNGGAAMLRRPFSYHDGFDAHGEPDAGLLFVCWQADPMRGFVPVQRKLDRGDALSEFIRHEASGLFAVPGGAAKGEYVGQRLLEG is encoded by the coding sequence ATGACGGACAACGGGATTTCCAGGCGGCGGCTGCTCGGCACCGCCGGTGCCACCGGTCTCGCGCTCGGTGCGGCGGGTGGCGCCGTCGGGTACGCGGCGGCGCCCTCGTCCGGGTCGGGCTCGTCCGGCGCGTCCGGCGCGTCGAAGGCCGCCCTGGCGTCCCTCGGCGCGGACGAGGTGATGTTTCACGGGAAACATCAGTCCGGCATCACCACGCCTCCGCAGTCCCGCGGCCATCTGGTCGCCTTCGACCTGACCTCGGGCGCGAGCCGCAAGGAGGCGGCGGCCCTGCTGCGCCGCTGGTCGGCGGCTGCCGAGCGGCTGATGGCGGGCGAGCCGGTCGGCTCCGACGACACGGCGGTCGCGCGGGACGCCGGCCCCTCCTCCCTCTCCGTCACCTTCGGCTTCGGCGCCTCCTTCTTCTCCCGCACGGGTCTGGAGAAGCGGCGCCCGGCCGCCCTGGATCCGCTGCCCGACTTCTCCTCGGACCACCTGGACAAGGCGCGCAGCAACGGCGACCTGTGGGTGCAGATCGGCGCCAACGACCCGCTCGTCGCCTTCCACGCGTTGCGCGCCCTCCAGAAGGAGGCGGCCGGGGTGGCGCGGGTGCGCTGGCAGATGAACGGTTTCAACCGCTCGCCCGGCGCCACCGCGCACCCGATGACGACCCGCAATCTGATGGGCCAGGTCGACGGCACGAACAACCCGAAGCCGGCGGAAAAGGACTTCGACGAGCGGATCTTCGTGCCCGCCGACGGTGACCCCGCGTGGATGGCGGGGGGCTCCTACGCCGTCGTACGCCGTATCCGGATGCTCCTCGACGACTGGGAGAAGCTCGGCCTGAAGGAGCAGGAGGCGGTGATCGGGCGGCACAAGAAGGACGGCTCGCCGCTGACGGGCGGCACGGAGACGACCGACCCGGACCTGGAGAAGACGGGCCCGGACGGCAGGCTCGTCATCCCCCTCAACGCGCACGCCCGCATCACCCGCCCCGATCAGAACGGCGGTGCGGCGATGCTGCGCAGGCCGTTCTCGTACCACGACGGCTTCGACGCGCACGGGGAGCCGGACGCGGGTCTGCTCTTCGTCTGCTGGCAGGCCGACCCGATGCGCGGGTTCGTGCCGGTGCAGCGCAAGCTCGACCGGGGTGACGCCCTGTCGGAGTTCATCCGCCACGAGGCGAGCGGCCTCTTCGCGGTGCCGGGCGGGGCGGCGAAGGGCGAGTACGTGGGGCAGCGGTTGCTGGAGGGGTGA
- the pheA gene encoding prephenate dehydratase produces the protein MSATRYTYLGPEGTFTEAALRTLPEAAARELVPMVSVPATLDAVRSGQAAAALVPIENSVEGGVTTTVDELAKGEPLMIYREVVLPITFALLVRPGTELKDIKTVTGHPVAQPQVRNWLAAHLPDALWESAASNADGARLVQEGRFDAAFAGEFAAVTYGLEPLVSEIHDAANAATRFVLVGRPARPAAPTGADKTSVVIWLDDDHPGALLELLQEFAVRGVNLMRIESRPTGQGIGNYCFSMDAEGHITDRRVGEALMGLKRICPQVRFLGSYPRAGVTAADTRTLRPGTSDGEFAAASDWLTRCQDGRF, from the coding sequence ATGTCGGCGACGCGCTACACCTATCTCGGCCCCGAAGGCACCTTCACCGAGGCCGCTCTCCGTACGCTGCCCGAGGCGGCCGCCCGGGAACTCGTCCCGATGGTGTCCGTCCCGGCCACACTGGACGCGGTCCGCAGCGGCCAGGCGGCGGCCGCGCTCGTGCCGATCGAGAACTCGGTCGAGGGCGGTGTCACCACCACGGTCGACGAACTCGCCAAGGGCGAACCGCTGATGATCTACCGCGAGGTCGTCCTGCCGATCACCTTCGCGCTGCTCGTGCGTCCGGGCACGGAGCTCAAGGACATCAAGACCGTGACCGGCCACCCCGTGGCCCAGCCCCAGGTCCGCAACTGGCTGGCCGCCCACCTCCCCGACGCCCTGTGGGAGTCGGCCGCTTCGAACGCCGACGGCGCGCGCCTGGTCCAGGAGGGCCGCTTCGACGCGGCCTTCGCCGGGGAGTTCGCGGCTGTCACGTACGGCCTCGAACCGCTGGTCAGCGAGATCCACGACGCGGCCAACGCCGCCACCCGCTTCGTCCTGGTCGGCCGCCCGGCCCGCCCCGCCGCGCCGACCGGCGCCGACAAGACCTCCGTGGTCATCTGGCTGGACGACGACCATCCCGGTGCCCTGCTCGAACTGCTCCAGGAGTTCGCCGTACGGGGCGTCAACCTCATGCGGATCGAATCGCGCCCGACCGGTCAGGGCATCGGCAACTACTGCTTCTCGATGGACGCCGAGGGACACATCACGGACCGCCGTGTCGGCGAGGCCCTGATGGGGCTCAAGCGGATCTGCCCGCAGGTGCGCTTCCTCGGCTCGTACCCGCGGGCCGGGGTGACCGCGGCGGATACGCGGACGCTGCGGCCCGGTACGTCGGACGGCGAGTTCGCGGCGGCCTCGGACTGGTTGACGCGCTGCCAGGACGGTCGTTTCTAG
- the serS gene encoding serine--tRNA ligase, which produces MIDLRLLREDPDRVRASQRARGEDVALVDALLSADERRRSSGVRFDELRSEQKALGKLIPKASPEEKQELLKKAGELSAAVKAADAAQDEADEETKRLLQQLGNIVHPDVPVGGEEDFVVLDTIGTPRDFAAEGFEPKDHLELGEALGAIDVERGAKVSGSRFYYLTGVGALLELALVNAAIAQATEAGFIPMLTPSLVRPRAMEGTGFLGQAAENVYHLEKDDYYLVGTSEVPLAAYHMDEIIDADKLPLRYAGFSPCYRREAGTYGKDTRGIFRVHQFDKVEMFSYVDPADAENEHKRLLEWEKQWLTGLGLPFQVIDVATGDLGASASRKFDCEAWIPTQGKYRELTSASNCDGFQARRLSIRYRDGKKVQPLSTLNGTLCAVPRTIVAILENHQQADGSVVVPEVLRPYLGGREILEPIAK; this is translated from the coding sequence GTGATTGACCTTCGCCTGCTCCGTGAGGACCCCGACCGTGTTCGCGCCTCCCAGCGCGCCCGTGGAGAGGACGTCGCGCTCGTCGACGCCCTGCTCTCCGCCGACGAGCGGCGCAGGTCGTCCGGCGTCCGCTTCGACGAGCTGCGCTCCGAGCAGAAGGCGCTCGGCAAGCTGATCCCGAAGGCCTCGCCCGAGGAGAAGCAGGAGCTCCTGAAGAAGGCCGGCGAGCTCTCCGCCGCGGTCAAGGCGGCCGACGCCGCCCAGGACGAGGCCGACGAGGAGACCAAGCGGCTCCTCCAGCAGCTGGGGAACATCGTCCACCCCGACGTCCCGGTGGGCGGCGAGGAGGACTTCGTCGTCCTGGACACGATCGGCACCCCGCGCGACTTCGCGGCCGAGGGCTTCGAGCCGAAGGACCACCTGGAACTCGGCGAGGCGCTCGGCGCCATCGACGTCGAGCGCGGCGCGAAGGTCTCCGGATCGCGCTTCTACTACCTCACCGGCGTCGGCGCCCTCCTCGAGCTGGCCCTCGTCAACGCGGCGATCGCACAGGCGACCGAGGCCGGGTTCATCCCGATGCTGACGCCGTCCCTGGTCCGCCCGCGCGCCATGGAGGGCACGGGCTTCCTCGGTCAGGCCGCGGAGAACGTGTACCACCTGGAGAAGGACGACTACTACCTGGTCGGCACCTCCGAGGTCCCGCTCGCGGCGTACCACATGGACGAGATCATCGACGCCGACAAGCTGCCCCTGCGGTACGCGGGCTTCTCGCCCTGCTACCGCCGCGAGGCCGGCACGTACGGCAAGGACACCCGCGGCATCTTCCGCGTCCACCAGTTCGACAAGGTCGAGATGTTCTCGTACGTCGACCCGGCCGACGCCGAGAACGAGCACAAGCGGCTCCTCGAGTGGGAGAAGCAGTGGCTGACCGGCCTCGGCCTGCCCTTCCAGGTGATCGACGTGGCGACGGGTGACCTCGGCGCCTCGGCCTCGCGCAAGTTCGACTGCGAGGCGTGGATCCCCACCCAGGGCAAGTACCGCGAGCTGACCTCCGCGTCGAACTGCGACGGCTTCCAGGCCCGCCGCCTGTCCATCCGCTACCGCGACGGCAAGAAGGTTCAGCCGCTCTCGACGCTGAACGGCACGCTCTGCGCCGTCCCGCGCACCATCGTGGCGATCCTGGAGAACCACCAGCAGGCCGACGGCTCCGTGGTGGTGCCCGAGGTGCTGCGTCCGTACCTCGGCGGACGAGAGATCCTGGAGCCCATCGCCA